The Caulifigura coniformis genome includes a region encoding these proteins:
- a CDS encoding flagellar biosynthesis protein FlhA, whose translation MSTPTSPTASRFLQSELLLAGGMLCILVVMLVPLPTALLDMLLAFNLGLTLLLLLITMSAKQPLDLSVFPSLLLLLTLYRLSLNVATTRLVLLDGDAGKIVETFGGMVVGGNLVVGLVIFLILIVIQFIVITKGSERVSEVSARFTLDALPGKQMAIDAEMNAGAINEAEARKRRELLGREMEFYGSMDGASKFVRGDAIAGLIITAINLFGGAILGVSRGMSVGESIHTYSVLSIGDGLISQIPALIVATTAGILVTKNSSEANLGQEIGKQLFSNDRPLWMAAGMFLLLGMVPGLPKIPFVLLTVGVIWHIRRLRRPAPVKPAASAEPALPPTPEFDEKRQLEEFLVQDRAVVEVGARLIPLVNPKRARGIADRITSLRRDFAKSNGIWIPPIRIRDNLELGPEEYRVVIAGREAARKTLRVDLMLAIAPEAATVAIPGEETTDPAFGMPAKWIEPAIQRQAEFSGYTVVDPASVLITHLGEILKRHGSELLSREDVRKMLDKVKEQAPTIVEELKPDVVRMGTLHQVLVQLAAERVPLSDLVLILESIANHGTTTKAPDDLLDKVREDIGRIICGRFCDDTARLQVIVLEPRLEARLRESLHEGQLALDGKRLEKLLEEIGEHWRSAARQRIEVALIMDRRLRRPLRKLLTRALPDLGTLSYTEVPADIMLNPVGMARFAAVFDEPAVDESRAGQRTAAAAA comes from the coding sequence CTGGCCGGGGGGATGCTGTGCATCCTGGTCGTCATGCTCGTGCCGCTTCCGACGGCCCTGCTCGACATGCTGCTGGCTTTCAACCTGGGGCTGACGCTGCTGCTGCTGCTCATCACGATGAGCGCGAAGCAGCCGCTCGACCTGTCGGTCTTCCCGTCGCTTCTGCTGCTGCTGACGCTGTACCGCCTGTCGCTCAACGTCGCCACGACACGGCTCGTCCTGCTCGATGGCGACGCCGGAAAGATCGTCGAGACCTTCGGCGGCATGGTCGTCGGCGGAAATCTCGTCGTCGGACTGGTGATCTTCCTGATCCTGATCGTGATCCAGTTCATCGTGATCACGAAAGGCTCAGAGCGAGTTTCGGAAGTCTCCGCGCGATTCACACTCGATGCGTTGCCCGGCAAGCAGATGGCGATCGACGCCGAGATGAACGCCGGCGCCATCAACGAAGCGGAAGCCCGAAAGCGACGCGAGCTTCTCGGCCGTGAGATGGAGTTCTACGGCTCCATGGACGGGGCCAGCAAGTTCGTCCGCGGCGACGCTATCGCCGGCCTGATTATCACGGCGATCAATCTCTTCGGCGGGGCGATCCTCGGCGTCAGCCGCGGGATGTCGGTCGGGGAATCGATCCACACCTACTCGGTCCTCTCGATCGGCGACGGTCTCATCTCGCAGATCCCCGCCCTGATCGTGGCCACGACCGCCGGTATCCTCGTCACCAAGAACAGCTCCGAGGCCAACCTCGGGCAGGAAATCGGCAAGCAGCTGTTTTCCAACGACCGTCCGCTGTGGATGGCCGCGGGCATGTTCCTGCTGCTCGGCATGGTCCCGGGCCTTCCCAAGATTCCATTCGTCCTGTTGACCGTCGGCGTGATCTGGCACATTCGTCGCCTGCGCCGTCCCGCCCCGGTGAAGCCGGCGGCGAGCGCCGAGCCCGCCCTGCCACCGACGCCCGAGTTCGACGAGAAGCGTCAGCTCGAAGAGTTCCTCGTTCAGGATCGTGCAGTCGTCGAAGTGGGGGCGCGCCTGATTCCGCTGGTGAATCCCAAACGGGCCCGCGGAATTGCCGACCGCATTACATCCCTCCGCCGCGACTTCGCGAAATCGAACGGCATCTGGATTCCGCCGATCCGCATCCGCGACAACCTCGAGCTTGGCCCCGAGGAATATCGCGTGGTGATCGCCGGACGGGAGGCCGCCCGCAAAACGCTACGGGTCGACCTCATGCTGGCGATCGCGCCCGAAGCGGCCACCGTCGCAATCCCTGGTGAGGAAACGACCGACCCGGCATTCGGGATGCCGGCCAAGTGGATCGAACCAGCCATCCAGCGCCAGGCGGAGTTCTCCGGTTACACCGTCGTCGACCCTGCGAGCGTGCTCATTACGCACCTCGGCGAAATCCTGAAACGCCACGGCTCCGAGTTGCTCAGCCGTGAAGACGTCCGCAAGATGCTCGACAAGGTGAAAGAGCAGGCCCCGACCATCGTCGAGGAGCTGAAACCCGACGTTGTTCGAATGGGAACGCTGCACCAGGTTCTGGTCCAGCTCGCGGCGGAGCGAGTTCCGCTCTCGGACCTGGTGCTCATTCTGGAGTCGATCGCCAACCACGGAACCACGACCAAGGCCCCGGACGATCTGCTCGACAAGGTCCGCGAGGACATCGGCCGCATCATCTGCGGGCGCTTCTGCGACGACACGGCGCGACTGCAGGTCATCGTTCTGGAACCCAGACTCGAAGCGAGGCTTCGCGAATCGCTGCACGAGGGCCAGCTCGCTCTGGACGGCAAGCGACTCGAGAAGCTGCTCGAGGAGATTGGCGAGCATTGGCGGTCCGCGGCGCGTCAGAGAATCGAAGTGGCCCTCATCATGGATCGCCGGCTCCGCAGGCCGCTTCGCAAGCTGCTCACCCGTGCCCTGCCTGACCTGGGCACACTGAGTTACACGGAAGTTCCCGCCGACATCATGCTCAACCCGGTCGGGATGGCGCGATTTGCGGCCGTCTTCGACGAGCCAGCCGTCGACGAATCCCGCGCGGGCCAGCGAACGGCCGCCGCAGCCGCATAG